The Podospora pseudocomata strain CBS 415.72m chromosome 3, whole genome shotgun sequence genome window below encodes:
- the CHT4_2 gene encoding Chitinase 4 (EggNog:ENOG503NW3A; antiSMASH:Cluster_1; COG:G; CAZy:GH18), with translation MSLFSLKRAALAALSFCSLAATVQGSPIPSPSEVEVTIRQSGGYKNIVYFTNWGIYGRNYQPAQLPASQITHVLYSFANLRPDGEVYLSDTYADLDKHYPDDSWSEPGRNVYGCVKQLFLLKKSNRHMKVLLSIGGWTYSTNFASAASTPASRARFADSAVRLLADLGFDGLDIDWEYPASSGEAANYVLLLQAVRSALDSYSATHASNYHFLLTIASPAGPTHYNTMQLRSMANYLDFFNLMAYDYAGSWDFRAGHQANIYHTNDTATPYSTERAVSDYISAGIPASKIVLGMPIYGRAFTNTNGLGQAYSGVGGGSWENGVWDYKDLPKPGAQVVYDAAASATYSYDPAKRELISFDTVEMIQRKVAYLKQRGLGGSMFWEASADRTDGQSLIGTSFRELGGIDSSPNQLRFPDSQYENLRAGFV, from the exons ATGTcactcttctccctcaagaGAGCGGCGTTGGCTGccctttctttttgttcGCTCGCTGCTACCGTTCAAGGATCACCCATTCCATCTCCAAGTGAGGTCGAAGTCACCATACGACAGTCTGGTGGTTACAAGAATATTGTTTATTTTACCAACTGG GGCATCTATGGACGTAACTACCAACCTGCCCAGCTGCCGGCGTCACAAATTACTCATGTTCTCTATTCCTTTGCCAATCTTCGACCCGATGGCGAGGTCTATCTTTCAGACACCTATGCCGACCTAGACAAGCACTACCCCGACGACT CATGGAGCGAGCCCGGCCGCAATGTCTACGGCTGCGTCAAACAGCTCTTTCTCCTCAAGAAATCCAACCGCCACATGAAAgtcctcctcagcatcgGCGGATGGACGTACTCCACCAACTttgcctccgccgcctcaacCCCGGCCTCGCGGGCCCGCTTCGCCGACTCCGCCGtccgcctcctcgccgaCTTGGGTTTCGACGGCCTGGACATCGACTGGGAATACCCCGCCAGCTCTGGCGAGGCGGCCAACTATGTGCTCCTCCTTCAGGCGGTCCGGTCCGCCCTCGACTCCTACTCCGCTACCCACGCCAGCAACTaccacttcctcctcaccatcgccagccCGGCCGGACCGACCCACTACAACACCATGCAGCTGCGATCCATGGCCAACTACCTCGACTTCTTCAACTTGATGGCCTACGACTACGCCGGCTCCTGGGACTTCCGCGCCGGCCACCAAGCCAACATCTACCACACAAACGACACCGCCACCCCATATTCGACCGAGCGTGCCGTGTCGGACTACATCTCGGCCGGCATCCCCGCGTCCAAGATCGTGCTCGGCATGCCAATCTACGGGAGGGCCTTCACCAACACAAACGGACTGGGGCAGGCCTATTCCGGCGTCGGCGGCGGGAGCTGGGAGAATGGCGTGTGGGATTACAAAGACCTACCCAAGCCCGGAGCACAGGTCGTGTACGACGCCGCGGCGAGCGCCACGTACAGCTATGACCCGGCCAAAAGGGAGCTCATCTCCTTTGACACGGTCGAGATGATCCAGAGAAAGGTTGCGTACCTCAAGCAGAGAGGGCTCGGGGGCAGTATGTTCTGGGAGGCGTCTGCTGACCGGACCGACGGGCAGAGCTTGATTGGGACCAGCTTTCGGGAGCTGGGGGGCATCGATTCGAGTCCAAACCAGCTCAGATTCCCTGACAGTCAGTATGAGAATCTGCGGGCGGGGTTTGTTTGA
- a CDS encoding hypothetical protein (COG:B; antiSMASH:Cluster_1; EggNog:ENOG503NZED), with the protein MTAARRTRSAVGTTDRAPRQLPGSACEACQKRKVRCDRKSPCGTCKDGGLVCEINTQRRPRGPKKGELNNLRSQVGVCLNRVVALERRLSLDPTEEALTLATQFSEAPPVPEMPSASSASDQDFSQFPSPSCQRRPSWESDIHIAMSPMTPSSLPMGFSTFQFPPSPQSPPRCAFVDDLMQADLDQLYFDRVHPNVPIFSQSRYFARSRQISMMDGPNYLLCLQYAMWTLAMSFSSQFESSRDLFYKETRHMLENLDLHEDDMNTVRVEQVQAWLLLAFYEFARCNYRRAWITAGRAFRLVQLARLHEVDISENAAECDDAFSREEKRRTFWVAYYLDRLLCIRNRRPLTLIEEMICTRLPSSDLAFQGDSPVQERFLEEVFASGDHSLLSPLAESAILLTIFGRAVSQCQAQRTQSTYASASLEFWMRHEWVKNTLSSSLNSLMVNHPVISAAEPMLFFSTMMAHAVKIYMCQIVESTSHEESCRPNVVECQNQAMHAAREIARLVKAHEHIPYFKAHIFLPLAIFLAASRLMAHPNRVVENMQALTPPGSSCYQGMEVKDGINAEFQCCMKALRRMQSFNNLAREYLLVLEPQESFSLTAFQGAFLCE; encoded by the exons ATGACTGCTGCCCGTCGCACAAGAAGTGCAGTTGGCACGACCGACCGGGCACCACGGCAGCTCCCCGGATCCGCCTGCGAGGCATGCCAGAAGCGCAAAGTACGAT GTGATAGGAAAAGTCCTTGTGGGACTTGCAAAGATGGCGGTCTCGTGTGTGAAATCAACACCCAACGACGACCACGGGGCCCCAAGAAGGGCGAACTCAACAACCTTCGAAGTCAAGTTGGTGTGTGTTTAAATCGTGTTG TGGCTCTGGAACGACGCCTCAGTCTTGATCCCACTGAAGAAGCGTTGACCCTCGCTACTCAGTTTTCAGAAGCCCCGCCCGTGCCCGAAATGCCATCTGCAAGCTCGGCCTCAGATCAGGACTTTTCGCAGTTTCCGTCACCATCATGTCAAAGAAGGCCTTCCTGGGAGAGCGATATCCATATCGCCATGTCTCCCATGACACCTAGCTCCCTTCCGATGGGCTTCTCGACTTTCCAgttccctccctctccccaatccccaccGAGATGCGCATTTGTCGATGATCTGATGCAAGCGGATCT TGACCAGCTGTATTTCGACCGGGTCCACCCAAATGTGCCCATCTTCAGCCAGTCGCGGTATTTTGCCAGATCTCGGCAGATTTCCATGATGGATGGGCCGAATTACTTGCTGTGTCTGCAGTATGCCATGTGGACATTGGCAATGTCGTTTTCGTCGCAGTTTGAAAGTTCGCGGGATCTCTTCTACAAGGAAACCCGCCATATGCTCGAAAACCTGGACCTCCACGAGGACGACATGAACACGGTGCGGGTGGAACAAGTGCAAGCGTGGCTTCTGCTTGCCTTCTACGAGTTCGCACGGTGCAACTACCGGCGTGCCTGGATCACGGCCGGCAGGGCCTTTAGGCTTGTCCAACTTGCACGGCTCCACGAGGTTGATATTTCGGAGAATGCGGCTGAATGCGACGACGCTTTTTCAAGGGAGGAAAAGCGTAGAACATTCTGGGTTGCATATTATCTGGATCGGCTTCTGTGTATCAGAAACCGTAGGCCGTTGACGCTGATCGAAGAAATG ATCTGTACCAGACTCCCGTCTTCAGACCTCGCCTTTCAGGGCGACAGTCCCGTTCAAGAGCGGTTTCTGGAAGAAGTCTTTGCATCCGGGGACCACAGCCTCTTGTCGCCTCTGGCCGAGTCTGCCATTCTGCTCACGATATTTGGTCGTGCAGTATCGCAATGCCAGGCCCAACGAACGCAATCGACATATGCAAGCGCATCACTGGAGTTCTGGATGCGTCACGAATGGGTCAAAAACACGCTGAGCTCGTCTTTGAATTCGTTGATGGTCAACCACCCAGTCATCTCAGCAGCAGAGCCGATGCTGTTCTTTTCCACCATGATGGCGCACGCCGTCAAAATCTACATGTGCCAGATTGTCGAGTCCACATCCCACGAGGAATCATGTCGACCCAACGTGGTAGAGTGCCAGAACCAAGCCATGCACGCGGCAAGGGAGATCGCGAGACTGGTCAAAGCCCACGAGCACATCCCCTATTTCAAG GCCCATATTTTCCTCCCGCTCGCCATCTTTTTGGCCGCGTCAAGGCTCATGGCACATCCAAACCGTGTGGTGGAGAACATGCAAGCACTTACGCCGCCAGGGTCTTCATGTTATCAAGGGATGGAAGTCAAGGACGGCATCAATGCCGAGTTTCAGTGTTGCATGAAAGCGCTGAGGAGAATGCAGAGCTTCAACAATCTTGCACGCGAATACTTGCTTGTGTTGGAGCCACAGGAGTCGTTTTCACTCACTGCTTTTCAGGGGGCTTTTCTCTGTGAATAG